One genomic segment of Sphingorhabdus sp. M41 includes these proteins:
- the phoB gene encoding phosphate regulon transcriptional regulator PhoB: MVNAKLLLVEDDAALAELLTWNFKKEEYDVIHTPDGEEALLLVQEHRPDVILLDWMLESLSGIEVCRRLRRSSETANIPIIMLTARGEEEDKIRGLETGADDYITKPFSPRELIARVKAVLRRVRPALAGEKLTFGDLEMDTVGHKVKRDGDTIPLGPTEFRLLRHFLEHPNWVFSRERLLDSVWGQDSDIELRTVDVHIRRLRKALNANGRSDIIRTVRSAGYALDTDAVEG; the protein is encoded by the coding sequence ATGGTTAATGCCAAATTATTACTGGTGGAAGATGACGCCGCGCTTGCGGAACTGTTGACCTGGAATTTCAAAAAGGAAGAATATGACGTCATCCACACACCGGATGGCGAGGAAGCTTTGTTGTTGGTGCAGGAACATCGTCCCGACGTGATCTTGCTCGACTGGATGCTCGAAAGCCTCTCCGGTATCGAGGTCTGTCGCCGGCTGCGCCGCTCTTCGGAAACAGCAAATATTCCAATCATAATGCTGACAGCCCGCGGCGAAGAGGAAGACAAGATCCGCGGCCTCGAAACCGGCGCCGACGATTATATTACCAAGCCGTTCAGCCCCCGCGAACTGATCGCTCGGGTCAAAGCTGTATTGCGCCGGGTCCGTCCCGCTCTGGCCGGTGAAAAACTGACTTTTGGTGATCTGGAAATGGACACGGTCGGCCACAAGGTCAAACGCGACGGAGATACGATTCCACTTGGCCCGACCGAATTTCGCCTGCTCCGCCATTTTCTGGAACATCCCAACTGGGTATTTTCCCGCGAGCGGCTGCTCGACAGCGTCTGGGGTCAGGATAGCGATATCGAATTGCGCACCGTCGACGTCCATATCCGGCGACTGCGCAAGGCGCTGAATGCCAACGGCAGATCCGACATCATCCGTACCGTGCGATCTGCAGGATATGCGCTCGATACCGATGCTGTAGAAGGTTAG
- a CDS encoding DUF2794 domain-containing protein: protein MRFSESNISVFPQRGSASQVGFERREMERILSLYGRMVAAGHWKDYAMDMRRDVAIFAAFRRASERPQIRIEKRPSERNRQGMWSLHGEQGQILKRGHDLAGVLAPVERKLMKLVAD, encoded by the coding sequence ATGCGTTTTAGCGAATCCAACATTTCGGTCTTTCCGCAGCGAGGCTCAGCATCCCAGGTGGGGTTTGAGCGCCGCGAGATGGAACGTATCCTCAGTCTATATGGCCGCATGGTCGCTGCCGGCCACTGGAAAGACTATGCCATGGATATGCGGCGCGATGTTGCAATATTTGCGGCCTTCCGCCGAGCATCAGAACGGCCGCAGATCCGGATCGAGAAACGCCCGTCAGAACGCAATCGGCAGGGCATGTGGTCGCTGCACGGCGAGCAGGGGCAGATATTGAAGCGCGGCCATGATCTTGCCGGCGTTCTGGCGCCGGTCGAGCGCAAGCTTATGAAACTGGTTGCTGACTGA
- the epsC gene encoding serine O-acetyltransferase EpsC, with protein sequence MFRELGAFLDSIKARDPAPRSRWEVLLYPGVLAIGLHRFAHWLFKGELYFFARLINHIARFLTAIDIHPGAKIGRHLFIDHGFTVIGETAQIGDNVTIYQCVTLGGTNPTNGVGGKRHPTIEDDAILGSGAQVLGPITVGKRARVGANAVVTQNVPEGATMVGVRARPTLVEAKDYQKEFVPYGTPCSEAFDPSTQKLEILQCEMEQLQKRIAAFAKERAKNDDKIETKGRDSA encoded by the coding sequence ATGTTTCGGGAACTGGGCGCTTTTCTGGATTCCATCAAGGCCCGCGATCCGGCACCGCGATCGCGCTGGGAAGTGCTGTTATATCCGGGCGTGCTGGCGATCGGTCTGCATCGTTTCGCGCATTGGCTGTTCAAGGGTGAACTTTATTTCTTTGCCCGGTTGATCAACCATATTGCGAGATTCCTGACCGCGATTGATATCCATCCGGGTGCCAAAATCGGCAGACACCTATTCATCGACCATGGCTTCACGGTCATTGGCGAGACCGCTCAGATTGGCGATAATGTAACCATCTATCAATGCGTGACCCTGGGCGGAACCAATCCGACAAATGGTGTTGGAGGCAAGCGCCATCCAACGATTGAAGATGATGCTATTCTGGGGTCCGGGGCCCAGGTGCTCGGCCCGATAACGGTCGGTAAACGGGCGCGGGTTGGTGCCAATGCGGTTGTCACCCAGAATGTACCGGAAGGCGCCACGATGGTCGGCGTTCGGGCCAGACCGACATTGGTTGAGGCAAAGGATTATCAGAAAGAATTTGTTCCCTATGGAACGCCTTGCAGCGAGGCATTCGATCCGTCGACACAAAAACTGGAAATTTTGCAATGCGAAATGGAGCAATTGCAGAAGCGTATTGCGGCATTCGCCAAAGAGCGGGCCAAAAACGATGATAAAATCGAGACAAAGGGACGTGATAGCGCTTGA
- a CDS encoding hydrogen peroxide-inducible genes activator, which produces MSTYLPTLKQLQYLVALKEHGHFGKAAESCFVTQSTLSAGIKELEALLDIVLVERTRRVVRFTEFGNQIVEKAYRILREAEELSEMARSAGKPLAGDIRMSVIPTIAPFLLPRLLPQLRKERPELKLYLKEETSQAACDSLHHGHADCVLLAQPFPCGDVESEVLFSDEIFVAFPKDDPRDPPSQVDPATIDETQLLLLEDGHCLKDHALAACNRPELRASARMMGTSLHTLVQMVDNGLGLTLLPKMAIDSGILNHTNIVARPLKSDRATRDIALVWRKNSPRRSEFQLLAEIMKGAQDWVSKAHS; this is translated from the coding sequence ATGTCGACCTACCTGCCCACGCTCAAACAATTGCAATATTTAGTCGCACTGAAAGAACATGGTCACTTCGGCAAAGCGGCGGAATCCTGCTTCGTCACCCAGTCGACTCTGTCAGCCGGGATCAAGGAACTGGAGGCTTTGCTCGACATCGTGCTGGTCGAACGCACACGCAGAGTGGTTCGCTTCACGGAATTCGGCAATCAGATTGTGGAAAAGGCCTATCGGATCCTGCGCGAGGCAGAAGAACTATCGGAAATGGCCCGATCTGCGGGAAAACCGTTGGCCGGAGACATACGGATGAGTGTCATTCCAACAATCGCGCCTTTTCTTTTGCCCCGCCTGCTGCCGCAGCTTCGGAAGGAACGACCGGAACTCAAACTCTATCTGAAAGAGGAGACCAGCCAGGCGGCTTGCGATTCCCTGCATCATGGCCACGCCGATTGTGTGTTGCTGGCCCAACCCTTTCCCTGCGGCGATGTCGAATCCGAGGTCCTGTTCAGCGACGAGATATTCGTGGCCTTCCCGAAAGATGATCCGCGCGATCCGCCGTCACAGGTTGATCCCGCGACCATTGACGAGACGCAATTGTTGCTGCTTGAAGATGGACATTGTTTGAAAGATCATGCGCTCGCGGCCTGCAATCGCCCTGAGCTCAGAGCTTCCGCCCGGATGATGGGAACGTCGCTGCACACATTGGTCCAGATGGTTGACAACGGCCTCGGCCTGACCCTGTTGCCCAAGATGGCGATCGACAGCGGCATATTGAACCACACCAATATTGTTGCAAGACCGCTGAAATCGGATCGGGCAACGCGTGATATTGCTCTGGTCTGGCGCAAGAACAGCCCGAGACGCAGCGAATTTCAGTTGCTGGCGGAGATTATGAAGGGCGCCCAGGATTGGGTTTCGAAAGCCCATTCATAG
- a CDS encoding molybdenum cofactor biosynthesis protein MoaE has product MIKVVVGTADFDIGVESQVVAGQGGGAVASFVGQVRDDGNLESLELEHYPAMTDKALRQIAETALADWSLHAVTIMHRVGKLSVGENIVLVVTGSDHREAAIESCSFIMDKLKTVAPFWKKETRTDGATKWIEERESDIEASSKWRK; this is encoded by the coding sequence ATGATAAAGGTGGTAGTCGGAACGGCCGATTTTGACATCGGTGTCGAGTCTCAAGTGGTTGCGGGGCAGGGTGGCGGTGCGGTTGCCAGTTTCGTCGGTCAGGTTCGTGATGACGGAAATCTGGAATCGCTCGAACTGGAACATTATCCGGCTATGACCGACAAGGCGCTGCGGCAGATTGCCGAAACGGCGCTTGCCGACTGGTCGCTGCATGCAGTCACCATCATGCACCGGGTCGGCAAATTGTCGGTGGGCGAGAATATCGTGCTGGTGGTGACCGGATCCGATCATCGCGAGGCGGCGATCGAATCCTGCTCTTTCATCATGGACAAGCTCAAAACGGTTGCGCCTTTCTGGAAGAAAGAAACCCGGACGGACGGCGCTACGAAATGGATAGAAGAGCGCGAATCCGATATTGAAGCCTCGTCAAAATGGCGAAAATAA
- a CDS encoding MoaD/ThiS family protein produces MGRSITIIYFSWVRERLGVDQEQVALGDGIETIGDVLTMLSHRDGAYPEIFSDVTKLRFALDQDYGLPASIIGSAKELAIFPPVTGG; encoded by the coding sequence ATGGGACGCTCGATCACCATAATATATTTCTCATGGGTACGGGAACGGCTTGGCGTTGATCAGGAACAGGTTGCTCTCGGCGACGGGATAGAGACGATTGGCGATGTCTTGACCATGCTCAGCCATCGGGATGGGGCCTATCCGGAAATTTTCTCTGATGTCACAAAATTGCGTTTCGCTCTCGACCAGGATTACGGACTGCCGGCGTCAATCATTGGCTCGGCAAAGGAACTGGCCATTTTCCCGCCGGTAACCGGCGGATGA
- the pgsA gene encoding CDP-diacylglycerol--glycerol-3-phosphate 3-phosphatidyltransferase, with protein sequence MLNLPNILTLSRIFAVPILVFLLWPNFAVLRPQPLPVDYLLAFGLYCLMAITDYFDGYLARSQGTVSKLGIFLDPIADKIMVAAVVLMLIFTRDINGWHAIAAIVILLREITVSGLREFLAGLQVSVPVSQLAKWKTGFQMISLGALILAGGIPHFPIVQTVGLWTLWAAAILTLITGWDYLRVGLKHMD encoded by the coding sequence ATGCTGAACTTGCCTAACATACTGACACTGTCGCGGATATTTGCCGTGCCGATTCTGGTGTTTCTGCTCTGGCCGAATTTTGCCGTGCTCAGACCGCAGCCTCTTCCCGTCGATTATTTGCTGGCTTTCGGACTCTATTGCCTGATGGCTATAACCGATTATTTCGACGGATATCTTGCCCGTTCGCAGGGTACCGTGTCCAAGCTCGGTATTTTTCTGGATCCCATCGCCGACAAGATCATGGTCGCTGCGGTCGTGCTGATGCTGATTTTCACCAGAGACATCAATGGATGGCACGCCATCGCAGCCATTGTCATATTGCTTCGCGAAATCACTGTGTCGGGTTTGCGCGAATTTCTTGCCGGTTTGCAGGTCAGTGTTCCCGTGTCGCAATTGGCCAAGTGGAAAACGGGTTTCCAGATGATCTCTCTTGGTGCCCTGATATTGGCCGGTGGCATCCCGCATTTTCCGATCGTGCAAACAGTGGGCTTGTGGACGCTCTGGGCGGCTGCGATCCTGACTTTGATCACCGGTTGGGATTATCTGCGCGTCGGTTTGAAACATATGGACTGA
- a CDS encoding MFS transporter gives MQNTAHLLRTRRFLPLFLTQLLGAFNDNLFKFSMVILVTYGIYDSESEDFVFNALASGLFILPFFLFSSLAGQLADNYDKARITRFVKTLEIFIAVVGGVGLWLQSIPVMLTALFLLGLQSTFFGPIKYAVLPQHLQKDEVLAGTGLVEAGTYIAILAGTILGGIIIDRNGNGVEIAVVTVFLVALIGRVAAQFMPPAPAQKEVEKIDYNFVRSSIRLISATLHVRRLYLAIIAISFFWTIGSVLIIQFPPLVENVLTATPQVASLFLGVFSIGIAIGSILINRLLKSEVSARFAPASVILMGIFILILYFITRGWQGLPDGQLYTFDTFMVHEGAWALLGTLGGVSIFGGMFVVPLYAFLTTTVDISQTARTIAANNVVNSGCMVLGALVALGLSMLGVSTTEQLLLVAAMCLVAAWLGQQLHRACD, from the coding sequence ATGCAGAACACTGCGCATTTACTGCGAACAAGACGGTTTTTGCCGCTGTTTCTGACACAGCTACTCGGGGCATTTAACGACAATCTCTTCAAATTCTCGATGGTCATTCTGGTGACCTATGGCATTTATGATAGTGAATCCGAGGATTTCGTATTTAACGCCCTTGCCTCCGGTCTTTTCATTCTGCCCTTTTTTCTATTTTCATCACTCGCCGGCCAGTTAGCGGATAATTACGACAAGGCCCGGATCACGCGTTTTGTAAAGACGCTGGAGATATTCATAGCCGTCGTCGGCGGGGTCGGGCTTTGGCTGCAATCCATTCCGGTCATGCTGACCGCCTTGTTTCTGCTGGGCCTGCAATCGACTTTTTTCGGACCGATCAAATATGCCGTGCTGCCGCAGCATCTGCAGAAAGATGAAGTGCTCGCCGGAACCGGACTGGTCGAAGCCGGCACCTATATCGCAATTCTTGCCGGAACCATTCTCGGTGGCATCATCATCGATCGCAATGGCAATGGCGTCGAAATTGCCGTCGTTACCGTTTTTCTGGTGGCGCTAATTGGCCGGGTGGCCGCCCAGTTCATGCCGCCAGCACCAGCGCAGAAGGAAGTCGAGAAAATCGACTATAATTTTGTCCGCTCTTCGATCCGGCTGATATCCGCGACCTTGCATGTCCGCCGACTCTATCTCGCGATCATTGCGATCAGCTTTTTCTGGACCATTGGATCGGTATTGATCATCCAGTTCCCGCCCCTGGTCGAAAATGTTCTGACCGCGACGCCACAGGTCGCCAGCCTCTTTCTGGGTGTCTTTTCGATAGGGATTGCAATTGGTTCGATCCTCATCAACCGACTGCTAAAAAGCGAAGTCTCGGCGCGCTTTGCCCCGGCGAGTGTCATTCTAATGGGTATATTTATACTGATTCTCTATTTCATAACGCGAGGATGGCAGGGCTTGCCCGACGGCCAGCTCTATACGTTCGACACGTTCATGGTCCATGAAGGCGCTTGGGCGCTGCTGGGCACGCTGGGCGGCGTGTCGATATTTGGCGGCATGTTTGTCGTACCCTTATATGCCTTCCTCACTACGACCGTCGATATCAGCCAGACCGCACGCACCATTGCCGCCAATAATGTCGTCAATTCCGGCTGCATGGTGCTGGGAGCGCTGGTCGCCCTGGGGCTCAGCATGCTGGGCGTTTCCACGACTGAGCAGCTTTTACTGGTCGCAGCCATGTGTCTGGTGGCGGCCTGGCTTGGCCAGCAGCTGCATCGCGCCTGCGACTAG